AATGATGTTGATGAACTTATTTTAATGGATATATATGCAGCTAGAGAAAAGGACCCTGGAGATATAAACTCCAAAATGTTAGGTGATGCTCTAAGATCTAAAGGTATAAAATGCATAAATGTCTCTTCACATAAAGAGGCATGTGATTATGTAAAAGGTAAAATGAAGGATGGTGACATACTTCTTACTGTAGGTGCAGGTGACGTAGTTCAAGTTGGAGAAATGTTCCTACAATAATATGTTAAGGTTAGGTAGTTAAAGAATTTTATAACAATTCATTTAACTACCTTTTTTTACTCTTTAATAAATTATAACGTTTTAAGTATTCAAGTAACTTTATAAGTTTGAAATTAAATTTAAGGATCAGCTGCCTTCCCATAAAAAATAAAAATAGAATTGATTGCCTTGACGATTTTTTATATTACTTTCACATTACGACCTTATTTCGCATATATCATTAATGTAAAAAAAATTTATCGGAGGAAACTCATGTATCGTGAACAATATGACGATCAAGGAAGCAGTAGCCAGACTAATACTCAGGATAATCTATATAATCAAGGAACTCAATATGGTTCTGGAACTCAAGGAACCCAATTTGGCTCAGGTACTCAATCAGGCCTAGGAACTCAATTTGGACAATACGGTCAAACTACTCAGGACATGATGCAAGGTGGCCAAATGAGTCCATTTGCTAGTTGCATGGAATATCTAAAAACTGTTCCATTTTTACCAAATCCTTATTACATGCCTCAAGGACAAACTCAAGGTCAAGAAGGACAATACCCATATATGCAAATGCCTGGTGGCATGCAGATGCCCGGAGGTATGCAAATGCCTGGAGGTATGCAAATGCCTGGATCAACTACTCCATACATTCAATCTTATCCAGGAACCCAGTCTTCAACTACAGGTTTAACTTCTGGAGGATCTAGTACTTCAGGCTCTACTACTGGTTCTACAGGTTCTACTACTGGTTCTAGCGGTTCTACTACTGGTTCTAGCGGTTCTTCCACCGGAACTAATAGACAGCAATACTCCAATTATAAGAATTATCCTAGCTATGGTCATGGATATAAACAACCTTACCAACATCCTTACTATCATCATTACTATCATCCTTACTATCATCCTTATTATCAATCATACTATCAACCTTATTATTATGGCTACAATCCATTACCTTGGTTTCTTCTTGGTTCCTTATTCTAAAAATAAGTTAGAATTATATGCTTATACTTAATAAATTCCTATGCCAAAGAAATTTTTCTTTATAACTTAAATCTAATAATCACTCATTTTAAAATGAGTGATTATTATTTTTCTACTATCTAAAACTATCTTTAATTATTGCAGGGATTTCTCGTATTCCACCATAAATCTCAGTTAACCATTTATCCTTCACAAATACTCCTGAATATTTTGCATTAATATTTAACTTATCACCTAACATCTTTGCTCTTCTTAAATGAAACTCATTTGACACTACAATTACATGATTAAACTTTTTTTCTTCAACTATTTCCTTAGAATTTCTTAGATTTTCATAGGTATTTTTTGATTTATCTTCAAGTAACAACTTATCTTCTGGTATACCTTCATCAACCAATATCTTCTTCATACACAAAGCCTCAGATATTTCTTCACCTGATCCCTGCCCGCCTGATAATATTATATATTCTCCCAGTCCCTCACTATATAATTCTTTTGCTTTTAAGGTTCTTTCTAATAAAAATCTCGAGGGATCTTTTCCATTCACCTTGCAACCAAGAATAATTATAGCATCACTTTTTTCTATATTTTTTTTAGTTCCACCAGTGAAAATATATAATTGACTTAAGCCCAACAAAACCAGTAATACACCTAAAATCACAAAAATCCTCTTCTTCATAGTATTCTCCTTAATCCATTATATTAATGTTATCTAACTTAGTTCTATTTTAAATTATACTTTATTTCCCTATGATTTAAATGTAATTATATTAACAAAAGTCCAGTTTTTCTTTAATTTACTATTGATTTTTATGTTGATTTGTTGTAAATTATGGGTGAAAATGTTACCATTATATATTGATATATTTAGTCCATTAATTATTTATTTTTGTACTACTTACATATAATATTATTACTATTTATTTTTTGGGGGGATTTAAATGGCTGCAACGATTTCTGATATTGCTAAAGCTGCTGGTGTTTCTCTAGCTACTGTTTCAAGGGTACTTAATAATTCTGGTTACGTTAAATTAGAAACAAAAGAAAAGATATTAAAAATTATGAAGGATTATAATTATACTCCATCTGCGATTGCAAGAAGTTTATCTAAAAAACAAACTAATACAATAGGAGTAATTGTTCCAGATATAACGAATCCTTTCTATGGTGAAGTATTTAGAGGTATAAATAAAGTTGCTGAAGATAATAACTTTAACATAATTCTCTGCGATTCACATGAATCAATTCAAAAAGAAATTAGAAGCATTCAATCCTTAAGAGAACATAGAATCCGTGGCCTATTAATTACACCAACCTCCTGTGAAGATGACCAAAATGTAGATTGCTTAAATGAATTAAATAATTTAGGTATTCCTGTGGTTTTGATAGATGGGCATCTAAAGCATTCAAACTTTTCTGGTGTCTTTGTAGACAACCTAGAAAGTAGTTATAATGCAGTGAATTCATTAATCCACGAAGGGCATACTAAGATTGCAATAATTACTGGAAGAATGAATTCTAAGTCTGCTCAAGAACGTCTTGATGGTTACAAACGAGCTTTAAGTGAAAATAATATTCAGATAAATGATGATTATATTCTTTATGGTGACTATACACTTGAATCTGGATATAATTTAACAAATAGAATTTTAGAGTTACATAATGGCCCAACTGCAATTTTCACTAGCTCTAACCAAATGACTATCGGGGCCATAAAATCTATACGAGAAAAAAATTTATCTTTTCCTGAAGATATTGCACTAATTTCCTTTGATAGAATAGATTTATTTAATATAATAGGATTAGATATTAGTTATATTGATGGTCCAACTACTGAACTAGGAGAAATAGGAATGAACTTACTTCTAGATTCTCTTAACTCAGATGATAAAGTAGAAGTACAGACTATAACACTTAAATCTTCATTAGTACTTAAAGGATCTGAAAAATATTATAAAAAACAAAATTAAAATTTTTATTCTAGAGGATATACTCCTTTAGAATAATTAACCCTTAAAAGTAAAGCGGTTACACTTAATATATAATCTAGGATTCTTAGATTATATTCAATTATTATTTTGGAGGCGATATTATGATAAAAAGAGTAATTTGGATAGTTCTAGATAGTGTTGGAATGGGTGCTCTTCCTGATGCAGATAAGTATGGTGACGTTGGTTCAAATACTATAGGAAATGTTTCAAAATATAATGGTGGATTAAAGCTACCTAATATGGAATCCCTTGGTCTTGGATTAATTGATGGTATGGAGAACATAAACAAAGCCCAAAATCCTATAGGTTGTTATGGTAAATTGCACGAGGCTTCAAATGGTAAGGATACTGTAACTGGCCATTGGGAAATGGTTGGGGTAAAAACTGAAGTTGCCTTCCCTACATATCCTAATGGATTTCCTAAAGATTTAATAGAAGAATTTGAAGAGAAAACTGGAAGAAAAGTAATAGGAAATAAAGTTGCATCAGGAACTGAGATACTTGATGAATTAGGTGAAGAACAATTAAAAACTGGTGCACTAATAGTATATACTTCAGCTGACTCAGTATTTCAAATTGCAGCTCATGAAGAATTAATACCACTAGATGATTTATATAAATATTGTGAAATAGCTAGAGAAATGTTACATGGAGATCGTAAAGTAGCTCGTGTAATCGCTAGACCTTATATAGGCGAACCAGGTAACTTTAGCAGAACACCTAATAGAAAAGACTATGCATTAGTTCCACCACATGAAACAACTTTAGACATATTAAAATCAGCAGGAGTTCCTGTTATGGCAGTAGGAAAAATCGAAGATATTTTCTCTGGTAAAGGAATAACTCACGCAGTTCATACTAAAGATAACATGGATGGAGTTGATAAAACTCTAGATTATATGAAGGAAAGTACTTCTGGATTAATTTTTACTAATCTTGTAGATTTCGATTCTAAGTGGGGTCATAGAAATAATGCAAAGGCTTATGGTGAGGGATTAGAAGCATTTGACCAAAGATTAAAAGAAATAATAAGCAATATGAAGGAAGAAGATGTATTATTTATAACAGCTGACCATGGATGCGATCCTACATTCCCTGGAACTGATCACACAAGAGAATATGTACCATTCTTAGCATATGGAAAATCACTAAAAGAAGGTTATAACCTAGGTATTAAAATGGGATTCTATAGTATGGGGCAAACCATATGTGATATATTTAATACTGAAAAAATACAAAATGGTGAGAGTTTCCTTAAAGAAATATTGAAATAAGAATAAGGAGTGGAATAATGATTGATTTAAATATAAAAATAAAAGAAGCTGGTGACTTTATACTATCTAAGACGAAATACAAACCTGAAATTGCACTTATATTAGGATCAGGACTAGGTGCAATTGGTGATAAAATAGAAGATGCAGAATACTATAATTATAATGAAATACCTCATTTTCCTGTATCTACAGTAGAAGGTCATGCAGGAAGACTGGTTATTGGTAAACTTCAAGGAAAATCTGTTATTGCAATGCAAGGACGTTTTCACTTTTATGAAGGATATAAAATGAATGAAGTAACTTTTCCTGTTAGAGTAATGAAACTTCTCGGGGTAGAAACACTAATCGTAACTAATGCTGCTGGAGCTGTTAATACATCTTTTGAGCCAGGAGATTTAATGCTAATATCAGACCATATTAATTTATCGGGTGATAATCCACTAATAGGAAGAAACTTAAATGACTTTGGTCCTAGATTCCCTGATATGTCCAATGCCTATGATAAAGATTTAAGAGTAAAGGCTAAGGATATAGCATCATCATTGAACCTTACACTTAAAGAAGGTGTATATGCAATGATGAGTGGCCCTACTTATGAAACACCTGCTGAAATAAGAATGATAAGAACCTTAGGTGGAGATGCTGCTGGTATGTCAACTGTTCCTGAAGTTATAATAGCAAAACATCAAGGAATGAAGGTACTAGGTATATCTTGCATGACTAATATGGCAGCTGGAATATTAGATCAACCTTTAAGTCATGAAGAAGTTATGGAAACTTCAGAAAAAGTAAAAAACACCTTTATTTCATTAATGAATAATATAATAAAATCTCTATAAAAATATTTAAAGCAAAAAGCAGAGAAATATATATTTCTCTGCTTTTTATATTTTATCTATAACTTTCAAATGAATTTTTTCTTGAAAACTACACAAATTGAATGTCTGCTTTTTTTCTCGGTACAGTCCTTTCATATGTCACATTTGGATATCCAATTACTAGGACAGTTGCAACCTTTTGTCCTTTTTCCATTTTTAAGAGACTTCTAAGTTTAGCGCTTATATTTACTGCTCTAGTAAAAAATCCACTGTAAAATGTGCCGAGCCCTAACGACTCTGCCATTAACTCCATATTAGATGCTGCTAAAGAACCATTAACTTGATCCTTTGATACTACAACAATAACAGCTGGAGCATTTTTAAAATAAAATTCATCATCTACAGTAATTGATTTTACAATTGGTATAAATAGTCCAAGAGGCTTTTTGAGTAATCTCAATAACTTTACCGCTTCTTTTTCAATTTCCTTATTCTTTTCTGTAATTACAATATATGAAACATCCTGTTTATTACTTGCAGTTGCTGTATAACGTCCTGCTTCAATGATCTGCATTAACTTTTCCTTTTCTACTGGAATATCTTTAAATTGTCTAATGGAACGTCCACCTTTTATTACCTTTAGTAGAGTATCACTATTAAGTTTGTCCTCCTCACTTATAGGTATAATTTCTTCTTCATCATATTGAGGTATTCTCACTGCGCCTTTAGGACAAATAGCCACACAGTGACCACATTTTAGACATTCATCCCTTCTTATGACAGCTTTATTATTTTCCATCACTATATTATATTCTGGACAATCTTTTACACACTTACTACAACCAACACATTTTTCTAAATCAATACTAACATCTGATTTCATATCCACTCTTATTCCTCCAACAATTTTAATCCTTATTTTTGATTATGCAATTTTCACGTCTAATATTTAAAAATCATCTCTTCTATCAGGTGCATGCTTCATAATAGCAT
This sequence is a window from Clostridium sp. 'White wine YQ'. Protein-coding genes within it:
- a CDS encoding YdcF family protein; this encodes MKKRIFVILGVLLVLLGLSQLYIFTGGTKKNIEKSDAIIILGCKVNGKDPSRFLLERTLKAKELYSEGLGEYIILSGGQGSGEEISEALCMKKILVDEGIPEDKLLLEDKSKNTYENLRNSKEIVEEKKFNHVIVVSNEFHLRRAKMLGDKLNINAKYSGVFVKDKWLTEIYGGIREIPAIIKDSFR
- a CDS encoding LacI family DNA-binding transcriptional regulator, producing MAATISDIAKAAGVSLATVSRVLNNSGYVKLETKEKILKIMKDYNYTPSAIARSLSKKQTNTIGVIVPDITNPFYGEVFRGINKVAEDNNFNIILCDSHESIQKEIRSIQSLREHRIRGLLITPTSCEDDQNVDCLNELNNLGIPVVLIDGHLKHSNFSGVFVDNLESSYNAVNSLIHEGHTKIAIITGRMNSKSAQERLDGYKRALSENNIQINDDYILYGDYTLESGYNLTNRILELHNGPTAIFTSSNQMTIGAIKSIREKNLSFPEDIALISFDRIDLFNIIGLDISYIDGPTTELGEIGMNLLLDSLNSDDKVEVQTITLKSSLVLKGSEKYYKKQN
- a CDS encoding phosphopentomutase, with protein sequence MIKRVIWIVLDSVGMGALPDADKYGDVGSNTIGNVSKYNGGLKLPNMESLGLGLIDGMENINKAQNPIGCYGKLHEASNGKDTVTGHWEMVGVKTEVAFPTYPNGFPKDLIEEFEEKTGRKVIGNKVASGTEILDELGEEQLKTGALIVYTSADSVFQIAAHEELIPLDDLYKYCEIAREMLHGDRKVARVIARPYIGEPGNFSRTPNRKDYALVPPHETTLDILKSAGVPVMAVGKIEDIFSGKGITHAVHTKDNMDGVDKTLDYMKESTSGLIFTNLVDFDSKWGHRNNAKAYGEGLEAFDQRLKEIISNMKEEDVLFITADHGCDPTFPGTDHTREYVPFLAYGKSLKEGYNLGIKMGFYSMGQTICDIFNTEKIQNGESFLKEILK
- a CDS encoding purine-nucleoside phosphorylase, which codes for MDLNIKIKEAGDFILSKTKYKPEIALILGSGLGAIGDKIEDAEYYNYNEIPHFPVSTVEGHAGRLVIGKLQGKSVIAMQGRFHFYEGYKMNEVTFPVRVMKLLGVETLIVTNAAGAVNTSFEPGDLMLISDHINLSGDNPLIGRNLNDFGPRFPDMSNAYDKDLRVKAKDIASSLNLTLKEGVYAMMSGPTYETPAEIRMIRTLGGDAAGMSTVPEVIIAKHQGMKVLGISCMTNMAAGILDQPLSHEEVMETSEKVKNTFISLMNNIIKSL
- a CDS encoding nitroreductase family protein, which gives rise to MKSDVSIDLEKCVGCSKCVKDCPEYNIVMENNKAVIRRDECLKCGHCVAICPKGAVRIPQYDEEEIIPISEEDKLNSDTLLKVIKGGRSIRQFKDIPVEKEKLMQIIEAGRYTATASNKQDVSYIVITEKNKEIEKEAVKLLRLLKKPLGLFIPIVKSITVDDEFYFKNAPAVIVVVSKDQVNGSLAASNMELMAESLGLGTFYSGFFTRAVNISAKLRSLLKMEKGQKVATVLVIGYPNVTYERTVPRKKADIQFV